GAATTATACCGGAGCACTCGGCTCCGGTACGACCAAGAATTTCAAGGAAGGCCTGAAGACCGAAATCGTCGACGCGCAGGCGAAAATCGTGAAGCTGGAGGCTCAGCGCAAGGCCGACCTCGCTGCCGGGAAGCCTGTCGCGGAACTCGACAAGAAGATCGCCAAGCGGAAGGAAGACATCGCCGAGACGGCGAAGATGCTGAGCGGAACGCCCCTAGTCACCGGCGATATCGACAACGGCACGCCCGGCTGGCTTCGGCCCTTCATCGAAAACGCGCGCGACAACCCGGAGGTCGTGACGATGAAGGTCCAGGATGCGGCGTCGAAATACAGCTGGATGTTAATCCCGCTTTCGGTGCCCTTCATGTGGCTGCTGTTCCCGTTCCGGCGAAGCTTCAACACCTACGATCACGCCGTTTTCGTGACCTACTCGCTGTCGTTCATGATGATGCTCGTGATCGCCAGCGGATTGCTGGTCAGTGCGGGGCTGACCGGCCTGGCCGGGCTGCTGTTTTTCGTCCCGCCGTTCCACA
This portion of the Sphingomonas limnosediminicola genome encodes:
- a CDS encoding DUF3667 domain-containing protein, translated to MGEFEAIGDAITGGLVARAVEPQAGETGGHTHEKNCLNCGTKLIGPYCSACGQKSHVHRSVRGFLQDFVQGLFNFEGKIWRTLPMLAWRPGEMTRRYIAGERARFISPVALYLFTVFAMFAVLNYTGALGSGTTKNFKEGLKTEIVDAQAKIVKLEAQRKADLAAGKPVAELDKKIAKRKEDIAETAKMLSGTPLVTGDIDNGTPGWLRPFIENARDNPEVVTMKVQDAASKYSWMLIPLSVPFMWLLFPFRRSFNTYDHAVFVTYSLSFMMMLVIASGLLVSAGLTGLAGLLFFVPPFHMYRQLKQAYGLGRFSAIMRTMALVTFAIIAAALFAATIAAIGASS